The proteins below are encoded in one region of Metabacillus dongyingensis:
- a CDS encoding UPF0223 family protein yields MDYQYPIQPDWSTNEIIDVIAFFQSIEKAYEKGISREDLMKAYRRFKEIVPSKAEEKNLCDDFEEMSGYSSYRAIKKSRESSDADKIKM; encoded by the coding sequence ATGGATTATCAATATCCGATTCAGCCGGATTGGAGCACAAATGAAATCATTGATGTGATTGCATTTTTTCAATCAATTGAAAAAGCATACGAAAAGGGGATCAGCCGGGAAGACTTGATGAAAGCGTACCGGAGATTCAAGGAGATTGTCCCGAGCAAAGCAGAAGAGAAGAATCTCTGTGATGATTTTGAAGAAATGAGCGGGTATTCTTCTTACCGGGCCATTAAAAAAAGCAGAGAAAGCAGCGATGCAGATAAAATCAAAATGTAA
- a CDS encoding YktB family protein → MDFKGFTNEDFDVFKIDGLDERMEALIHTVRPKLEQLGEKFASELSGMTGDEMFAHVAKHARRSVNPPKDTWVAFASNKRGYKMLPHFQIGLWETHAFAWFAVIYESPVKDQYGAELAKNWTRLRSQIPDHFVWSADHTKPEVTVQKDMSQKDFQKMFERLQNVKKAELLCGIKMDREDAVKMSGKEFTDKMEETFKTLLPLYTIAQKAAVS, encoded by the coding sequence ATGGACTTCAAAGGATTTACAAATGAAGATTTCGATGTATTTAAAATTGACGGCTTAGATGAGCGAATGGAAGCATTAATTCATACAGTAAGGCCAAAGCTTGAGCAGCTAGGTGAAAAATTTGCCTCTGAACTCTCAGGAATGACGGGGGATGAGATGTTTGCGCATGTCGCAAAGCACGCACGCCGGTCCGTTAACCCGCCTAAAGATACTTGGGTTGCATTCGCAAGCAATAAGCGCGGATATAAAATGCTTCCCCACTTTCAAATCGGCCTATGGGAAACTCACGCTTTCGCCTGGTTTGCGGTTATTTATGAGTCTCCTGTAAAAGACCAATACGGAGCTGAGCTTGCAAAAAACTGGACCAGACTGCGTTCACAAATTCCAGACCATTTCGTCTGGTCGGCGGACCATACAAAACCGGAAGTAACCGTTCAAAAAGACATGAGCCAAAAAGATTTTCAAAAAATGTTTGAACGCCTGCAAAATGTCAAAAAAGCGGAATTATTATGCGGAATTAAAATGGACAGAGAAGATGCCGTTAAAATGAGCGGAAAAGAATTTACTGACAAAATGGAAGAGACATTTAAGACACTGCTTCCTCTATATACTATTGCTCAAAAAGCTGCTGTTTCATAA
- a CDS encoding inositol monophosphatase family protein: MANWSKIESDAKTWIYAAGETIRQSFQNVLQIQSKSNPDDLVTNMDKETEQYLISKINETYPEHRILGEEGFGHDIQSLEGIVWIVDPIDGTMNFVHQQRNFAISIGIYEDGVGQVGLIYDVVHDELYHAVKGKGAYMNDYRLPELKDVPLNQAVIALNATWVMENKRFDHNLLVPVAKAVRGTRSYGSATLEFAYVASGRLDAYITLRLAPWDFAAGLILLDEVGAKATTLDGEKINLIGQNSIFVAKKGIHSTILKDYLHK, translated from the coding sequence ATGGCAAATTGGTCTAAGATCGAAAGTGATGCAAAAACATGGATTTACGCTGCAGGAGAAACGATCAGACAGTCTTTTCAAAATGTGCTGCAGATCCAGTCAAAATCTAATCCGGATGATCTTGTCACCAATATGGATAAAGAAACCGAGCAATATCTAATTTCGAAAATTAATGAAACATACCCGGAGCACAGGATCCTTGGGGAAGAGGGGTTTGGTCACGACATACAATCTTTAGAAGGAATTGTCTGGATTGTGGACCCGATTGACGGAACAATGAATTTTGTTCATCAGCAAAGAAATTTCGCCATCTCAATCGGAATTTATGAAGATGGGGTTGGACAAGTCGGTCTGATCTATGATGTTGTTCATGACGAGCTGTACCATGCAGTCAAGGGCAAAGGAGCCTATATGAATGATTACAGACTCCCTGAGCTGAAGGATGTTCCTTTAAACCAAGCTGTGATTGCTTTAAATGCAACATGGGTCATGGAAAATAAACGATTTGATCATAACTTATTAGTTCCAGTTGCAAAAGCTGTCAGAGGAACACGGTCATATGGTTCTGCCACGCTGGAATTTGCCTATGTTGCATCAGGAAGGCTTGACGCGTATATTACGCTCAGACTTGCTCCGTGGGATTTTGCTGCCGGTCTGATTTTACTCGATGAAGTTGGGGCAAAAGCAACGACATTAGATGGTGAAAAAATAAATTTGATAGGACAAAACAGTATTTTCGTTGCCAAAAAAGGGATTCACTCCACTATTCTAAAGGATTATCTGCATAAGTAG
- a CDS encoding GNAT family N-acetyltransferase — protein sequence MLNYRLFEEKDYPFFAELISASEAWHEEECRPDQAEEYMTSYKMYKGTWLIWMKSAEEIGISFHLNWAPSNEKPWIGTVLIHPEHRKQGLAKKVIEQISAQLKSDGHKAVFAGCPASRLDWLKFLGRCGFEQLKSEKDSEGKDYIITVKPV from the coding sequence ATGCTGAATTACCGTTTATTTGAAGAAAAAGATTATCCCTTTTTTGCAGAGCTGATTTCAGCAAGCGAAGCTTGGCATGAAGAGGAATGCAGGCCGGATCAGGCAGAAGAATACATGACATCCTATAAAATGTATAAAGGCACTTGGCTTATTTGGATGAAGTCAGCTGAAGAAATTGGCATCTCCTTTCATCTTAACTGGGCTCCTTCCAATGAGAAGCCGTGGATTGGAACGGTCCTGATTCATCCCGAGCACCGTAAACAAGGTCTAGCTAAGAAAGTGATCGAACAGATATCGGCACAATTAAAAAGCGATGGCCATAAAGCAGTATTCGCTGGCTGTCCGGCTTCGAGGCTGGACTGGCTGAAGTTTTTAGGAAGGTGCGGATTTGAACAGCTTAAATCTGAAAAAGATTCTGAAGGCAAAGACTATATAATCACAGTAAAACCTGTATAG
- a CDS encoding YlaF family protein: MKSGKWVFFLLAFIAAASMVSVGIAVGERSILGIVISIIALIAAMGFGFATKKKMRDKGIL; this comes from the coding sequence ATGAAATCTGGAAAATGGGTCTTCTTTCTTTTAGCATTCATTGCAGCTGCATCGATGGTAAGCGTCGGTATAGCGGTTGGTGAAAGAAGTATTTTAGGTATAGTCATTTCTATTATTGCCCTTATTGCGGCAATGGGATTTGGATTTGCTACAAAAAAGAAAATGCGTGATAAAGGAATTCTTTAA
- the typA gene encoding translational GTPase TypA encodes MKLRNDIRNIAIIAHVDHGKTTLVDKMLHQAGTFRANEQVAERAMDSNDLERERGITILAKNTAINYKDTRINIMDTPGHADFGGEVERIMKMVDGVLLVVDAYEGCMPQTRFVLKKALEQNLTPIVVVNKIDRDFARPEEVVDEVLDLFIELDASEEQLEFPVIFASAMNGTASTSPDPADQEENMVSLFDSIVEHIPAPVDNTDEPLQFQVALLDYNDYVGRIGIGRVFRGTMEVGQQVSLMKIDGSFKNFRVTKLFGFQGLKRVEIESAKAGDLVAVSGMEDINVGETVCPVEHQEALPILRIDEPTLQMTFVVNNSPFAGREGKYVTSRKIEERLMSQLQTDVSLRVENTESPDAWIVSGRGELHLSILIENMRREGYELQVSKPEVIVKEIDGVRCEPVERVQIDVPEEHTGSVMESIGARKGEMLDMINNGNGQVRLIFNVPARGLIGYSTEFMSITRGFGIINHTFDSYQPMQPGQVGGRRQGVLISMENGKSTTYGIQGVEDRGIIFLDAGKDVYEGMIVGEHNRENDLVVNICRMKQQTNIRSANKDQTNSMKKPRIMSLEESLEYLNDDEYCELTPTSIRLRKKILDKNEREKQAKKKKLAGLL; translated from the coding sequence GTGAAACTTCGAAATGATATTCGAAACATTGCTATTATTGCCCACGTAGACCACGGAAAAACGACTCTAGTCGACAAAATGCTTCATCAGGCAGGTACGTTCCGTGCGAACGAACAAGTTGCTGAAAGAGCGATGGATTCCAATGATTTAGAGCGCGAGCGCGGAATTACGATCTTAGCAAAAAATACGGCAATTAATTATAAAGATACACGCATCAACATTATGGATACACCAGGACATGCCGACTTTGGCGGCGAAGTTGAGCGCATCATGAAAATGGTTGACGGCGTATTGCTTGTTGTCGACGCTTATGAAGGCTGTATGCCTCAAACACGCTTTGTGCTTAAAAAAGCACTTGAGCAAAATTTAACGCCAATCGTAGTAGTTAACAAAATTGACCGTGATTTTGCCCGTCCAGAGGAAGTTGTGGATGAAGTTCTTGACTTATTTATTGAACTTGATGCATCAGAAGAGCAGCTTGAATTCCCGGTTATTTTTGCTTCAGCTATGAACGGAACAGCAAGCACTAGCCCGGATCCTGCTGATCAGGAAGAAAACATGGTTTCATTGTTTGATTCTATTGTTGAGCACATTCCAGCTCCTGTTGATAACACAGATGAGCCTCTTCAATTCCAGGTAGCTCTTCTTGATTACAATGATTATGTTGGACGTATCGGAATCGGCCGCGTATTCCGCGGAACGATGGAAGTTGGCCAGCAGGTTTCATTAATGAAAATTGACGGTTCTTTCAAAAACTTCCGTGTAACAAAATTATTCGGTTTCCAAGGCTTAAAACGCGTAGAAATTGAAAGCGCAAAAGCAGGAGATCTAGTTGCTGTTTCAGGTATGGAAGATATCAACGTAGGGGAAACAGTCTGCCCGGTTGAACATCAGGAAGCTTTGCCAATCCTTCGTATTGATGAGCCGACTCTGCAAATGACATTTGTTGTAAACAACAGTCCTTTTGCAGGCCGTGAAGGAAAATATGTTACTTCACGTAAAATTGAAGAGCGTCTAATGTCTCAATTACAGACTGATGTTAGTTTGCGTGTGGAAAACACGGAATCTCCTGACGCTTGGATTGTTTCAGGCCGCGGTGAGCTTCATCTTTCTATTTTAATCGAGAACATGCGTCGTGAAGGCTACGAACTTCAAGTATCTAAACCAGAAGTTATTGTTAAGGAAATTGATGGAGTTAGATGTGAGCCGGTTGAACGTGTTCAAATTGATGTACCGGAAGAGCATACAGGTTCTGTTATGGAATCTATTGGTGCCCGTAAAGGTGAAATGCTTGACATGATTAATAACGGCAATGGTCAAGTCCGTTTAATTTTCAACGTGCCAGCACGCGGATTAATAGGCTATTCAACAGAATTCATGTCAATCACTCGCGGATTCGGTATTATCAACCACACATTTGACAGCTACCAGCCAATGCAGCCAGGTCAAGTTGGCGGACGTCGTCAAGGCGTGCTGATTTCTATGGAAAATGGAAAGTCAACAACTTATGGTATTCAAGGCGTTGAAGACCGCGGCATTATCTTCCTGGATGCTGGTAAAGATGTTTATGAGGGTATGATCGTTGGAGAGCACAATCGAGAAAACGATCTTGTTGTTAATATCTGCAGAATGAAACAGCAGACTAACATCCGTTCAGCGAACAAGGATCAAACAAATTCGATGAAAAAACCTCGCATCATGTCTCTTGAAGAATCTCTTGAATACTTGAACGATGATGAGTACTGTGAGCTTACTCCAACTTCTATCCGTTTGAGAAAGAAAATTCTTGATAAGAATGAGCGCGAAAAACAAGCTAAGAAGAAAAAATTAGCTGGCTTACTGTAA
- a CDS encoding YlaH-like family protein, with protein MGANILYLVILGLSIVVFKLGFAKKLPLLKAIVIYLFLMFGCTVLTFLGAFLPVAEGLIVAALILIIYKIRLHQSKKAERNAAT; from the coding sequence ATGGGGGCAAATATTTTATACTTGGTCATTCTCGGATTATCAATTGTCGTATTTAAGCTGGGGTTTGCTAAAAAACTCCCCCTACTAAAGGCAATTGTCATCTATTTGTTCTTAATGTTCGGGTGTACAGTTTTAACCTTTTTAGGTGCATTTCTTCCTGTCGCTGAAGGACTCATTGTCGCAGCACTCATCTTAATCATCTATAAGATCCGTCTGCATCAGTCCAAAAAAGCTGAGCGGAATGCTGCAACATGA
- a CDS encoding YlaI family protein → MRVKCVLCDKVETINDETLQAKRLRNRPIHTYMCNECDLRIENRTIERANTGNFRLYRDKKTEENW, encoded by the coding sequence ATGAGAGTAAAATGTGTTTTATGCGATAAAGTCGAAACCATTAATGACGAAACGCTTCAGGCGAAGAGGCTGAGAAACCGCCCAATCCATACTTATATGTGCAATGAATGCGATCTGAGGATTGAAAATCGGACGATTGAACGGGCTAACACGGGTAATTTCAGATTGTACAGAGATAAAAAAACAGAGGAAAACTGGTAG
- a CDS encoding pyridoxamine 5'-phosphate oxidase family protein, whose translation MANKVETKLIQPLFDNLQKERFAVFATLDHETGSPNVSAVSWVYAPDIERVYLAVDNRSRIVENVKKHPAAAITLLANESTYSINGNAHVKIEKLDGVPLKLALIELNISEVRDVMFYGSKISAEPAYEKTYDEKAAAKLDSQVLEAMKKA comes from the coding sequence ATGGCTAATAAGGTAGAAACAAAATTGATTCAGCCTTTGTTTGACAATCTCCAAAAAGAAAGATTTGCTGTTTTTGCAACTCTTGATCATGAAACAGGATCTCCTAATGTATCAGCCGTTTCATGGGTGTATGCACCCGATATAGAACGGGTTTACCTGGCTGTTGACAATCGTTCCAGAATCGTTGAAAACGTCAAAAAGCATCCGGCAGCTGCCATTACGCTGCTTGCAAATGAGTCTACATATTCTATTAATGGAAATGCCCATGTGAAAATTGAAAAGCTTGATGGAGTCCCGTTAAAACTTGCATTAATTGAGCTTAACATTTCTGAAGTCCGAGATGTGATGTTTTACGGCTCAAAAATTTCAGCTGAACCTGCATATGAAAAAACATATGATGAAAAAGCAGCGGCAAAGCTTGACAGCCAGGTTTTAGAAGCAATGAAAAAAGCTTAG
- a CDS encoding YhcN/YlaJ family sporulation lipoprotein codes for MRNFVFSALFILLALSACTVNQGSQGDTPEDHNGKPINVRNTVDEQVEKKSGEQISKRLVNLAGRVPGVNDVSAVVLGKYAVVGIDVNSELDRNKVESIKYAVAESIQHDPYGANAVIIADADTTVRLREMGKDLQQGQPVGGILDELAAIVGRVMPEIPNDMLNNNNNQNRPTEQDNDQLNEKEQKELDREQEDQSQNHLNKN; via the coding sequence ATGCGCAACTTTGTTTTTTCAGCACTGTTTATTCTGCTCGCTTTATCAGCATGCACAGTGAATCAGGGCTCTCAAGGCGACACACCAGAAGATCACAACGGAAAGCCCATTAATGTCAGAAACACAGTAGATGAACAAGTGGAAAAAAAATCAGGTGAACAGATTTCTAAGCGCCTGGTCAATCTTGCAGGACGTGTTCCAGGAGTAAATGACGTCAGCGCAGTTGTTCTTGGCAAATATGCAGTAGTAGGCATTGATGTAAATTCTGAACTTGACCGCAATAAAGTCGAATCCATTAAATATGCTGTTGCTGAAAGCATTCAGCATGATCCATATGGAGCAAACGCGGTGATCATTGCTGATGCGGATACAACAGTCCGTCTGCGGGAAATGGGTAAAGATCTTCAGCAAGGACAGCCAGTTGGGGGCATTCTTGACGAGCTTGCCGCAATAGTAGGCCGCGTCATGCCTGAAATTCCAAATGATATGCTGAATAATAATAATAATCAAAACAGACCAACGGAACAAGATAATGATCAGCTGAATGAAAAGGAGCAAAAAGAGCTTGATCGTGAACAGGAAGATCAATCTCAGAATCATTTAAATAAAAACTGA
- a CDS encoding PhoH family protein, whose product MSKIYVLDTNVLLQDPNSIFSFEENEVVIPAVVLEEVDSKKRYMDEIGRNARHVSKLIDSLRLIGKLHEKIPLPSGGFLRIELNHRSFHELQEIFIEKTNDNRILAVAKNLSIEEETTENGRPVILVSKDTLVRVKADAIGLLAEDFLSDRVVEIDRIYTGYLDLYISGDDLNRFYEKNELILSEVTNHPFYPNQFVIMKNALGGSASAIGTVDKTGKKVKRLVFDHDHIWGIRPRNVQQTMAMEMLLRNDMPLVTLIGKAGTGKTLLALAAGLMQTEDLGTYKKLLVARPIVPVGKDIGYLPGEKQEKLRPWMQPIYDNLEYLFNAKKPGELDAILAGMGSIEVEALTYIRGRSIPEQFIIIDEAQNLTKHEVKTILTRVGEKSKIVLMGDPEQIDHPYLDEYNNGLTYVVEKFKDQQIAGHVRLVKGERSGLAQLAADLL is encoded by the coding sequence TTGAGTAAAATCTATGTTTTGGATACGAATGTCTTACTGCAAGATCCGAATTCCATTTTTTCTTTTGAAGAAAACGAAGTAGTGATTCCGGCAGTCGTTCTGGAAGAGGTCGATTCAAAAAAGCGGTATATGGATGAAATAGGACGAAATGCAAGACATGTTTCCAAACTGATTGATAGCCTAAGGCTGATTGGAAAGCTTCATGAAAAAATCCCTTTGCCTAGCGGCGGTTTTTTAAGGATTGAGCTGAATCATCGTTCTTTTCATGAACTTCAGGAAATTTTTATAGAAAAAACAAATGATAATCGTATTCTCGCAGTGGCGAAAAATCTTTCCATTGAAGAAGAAACAACTGAAAACGGGAGACCTGTCATTTTAGTGAGCAAAGATACACTGGTCAGGGTAAAAGCTGATGCAATTGGCCTGCTTGCAGAGGATTTTCTTAGTGACAGGGTTGTTGAAATTGACAGAATCTATACGGGCTATCTTGATTTGTATATAAGCGGAGATGATTTGAATCGATTTTATGAGAAAAATGAATTGATTTTGTCTGAGGTGACCAATCATCCATTTTATCCAAATCAATTTGTCATTATGAAAAATGCGCTTGGCGGCTCTGCTTCTGCGATAGGAACCGTGGATAAAACAGGAAAAAAGGTAAAAAGACTCGTTTTTGATCACGATCACATCTGGGGGATTCGGCCAAGAAATGTCCAGCAGACGATGGCAATGGAGATGCTTCTCAGAAATGACATGCCGCTGGTTACATTAATTGGAAAAGCTGGCACCGGGAAAACGCTGCTCGCTTTAGCTGCAGGTCTCATGCAGACAGAAGATTTAGGCACTTATAAAAAACTGCTCGTAGCAAGGCCGATTGTTCCCGTTGGGAAGGATATTGGCTATCTGCCTGGTGAAAAACAGGAAAAATTAAGGCCTTGGATGCAGCCGATTTATGATAATCTAGAATACCTTTTCAATGCGAAAAAACCTGGAGAGCTGGATGCCATTCTAGCAGGGATGGGATCAATTGAAGTAGAGGCCCTCACGTATATTCGCGGAAGAAGCATCCCAGAGCAGTTCATTATTATTGACGAAGCCCAGAACTTAACAAAACACGAAGTTAAGACGATTTTGACCAGAGTCGGGGAAAAAAGCAAAATTGTCTTAATGGGGGATCCCGAACAAATTGATCATCCCTACCTTGATGAATACAATAATGGTTTAACCTATGTTGTTGAGAAGTTTAAGGATCAGCAAATAGCGGGTCATGTAAGATTAGTAAAAGGAGAGCGCTCTGGGCTTGCGCAGCTTGCCGCAGATTTATTGTGA
- a CDS encoding peptidyl-prolyl cis-trans isomerase, whose protein sequence is MDSIIMIKGNIAFPITLDPGVWIFDDRKVDLTVYFDENKKERNELEEYTKSVSKHWDREIREGAKLPDSKNEKRTEKERILNGTFGIPLLPFLRNAEPAPTAEYAVFKTDQGEVRMTLKEASALILGFSKNGKPLTDEGPVTLYYGDGSNRDNPITNTREIIIE, encoded by the coding sequence ATGGACTCAATCATTATGATAAAAGGAAATATCGCCTTTCCAATCACACTGGATCCCGGTGTATGGATATTTGACGACAGAAAAGTCGATCTGACTGTTTATTTTGATGAAAATAAAAAAGAACGAAACGAACTAGAAGAGTATACCAAGTCCGTCTCAAAACACTGGGACCGTGAAATACGGGAAGGAGCAAAGCTCCCGGACAGCAAAAACGAAAAGCGCACTGAAAAAGAAAGAATCTTAAATGGAACTTTCGGAATTCCCCTTCTTCCTTTCCTAAGAAATGCCGAGCCTGCTCCAACAGCTGAATATGCTGTATTTAAAACCGATCAAGGAGAGGTTAGAATGACACTGAAGGAAGCATCTGCCCTTATCCTCGGATTCAGTAAAAACGGGAAACCGCTGACTGACGAAGGACCTGTTACCCTTTATTATGGTGATGGCAGCAACAGGGATAACCCTATTACAAACACAAGAGAAATAATAATTGAGTAA
- the glsA gene encoding glutaminase A: MPCQTNEELEELVSIAREVTKDGKTADYIPALGEADQNDLSVAIYHVENTCMSAGDIEKSFTLQSISKVLTLALVLMDHGESFVFDRVGMEPTGDPFNSIVKLETHENQRPLNPMINAGALAVSNMIKGTDKDEKLSRFLAFTKELTFNKDIKVCHEIASSEFENAWLNRSLCYFMKKDGIIDGDVEDLIDLYSKQCAVQMHSLDLAKIGAVFALDGKHPQTEKQIIPKDIARICKTFMVTCGMYNASGEFAIKVGIPAKSGVSGGIMGIVPYHFGIGIFGPSLDQKGNSIAGIKLLHLLSEKYELSIF, from the coding sequence ATGCCATGTCAAACTAACGAAGAGCTTGAGGAGCTTGTGAGCATTGCAAGGGAAGTTACGAAGGATGGAAAGACAGCTGACTATATTCCAGCACTTGGCGAAGCAGATCAAAATGATTTGTCTGTTGCGATCTATCATGTTGAAAATACGTGTATGTCAGCAGGAGATATTGAAAAAAGCTTTACCCTGCAAAGTATATCAAAAGTGCTGACGCTTGCTCTTGTGCTAATGGATCATGGTGAATCCTTTGTGTTTGATAGAGTGGGCATGGAGCCTACGGGAGATCCGTTTAATTCAATCGTCAAGCTTGAAACTCATGAAAATCAGCGGCCGCTTAATCCGATGATCAACGCAGGCGCTCTGGCCGTTTCGAATATGATTAAAGGAACTGACAAGGATGAAAAATTATCCCGGTTTTTAGCTTTCACAAAAGAATTAACCTTCAATAAAGATATTAAAGTCTGTCATGAAATAGCTTCTTCGGAATTCGAAAATGCGTGGCTGAACCGGTCACTTTGCTACTTTATGAAAAAAGACGGCATCATTGACGGTGATGTAGAGGACTTGATAGATCTATATTCAAAGCAATGTGCCGTACAAATGCACAGTCTTGATCTTGCAAAAATCGGAGCAGTCTTCGCCCTTGACGGCAAGCATCCACAAACAGAAAAACAAATTATCCCCAAAGATATTGCACGTATTTGCAAAACGTTTATGGTGACATGCGGAATGTACAATGCATCAGGTGAATTTGCAATAAAAGTTGGAATTCCTGCTAAAAGCGGAGTGTCCGGAGGTATTATGGGAATTGTTCCTTATCATTTTGGAATCGGAATTTTTGGTCCGTCTCTTGATCAAAAAGGAAACAGTATTGCAGGCATAAAGCTGCTTCATCTTTTATCTGAAAAGTATGAATTGAGCATTTTTTGA
- a CDS encoding YlaN family protein: MASEIAIDHREKALALLKADADKITKLIQVQMDNLTMPQCPLYEEVLDTQMFGLSREIDFAVRLNLIDEREGKVILDTLEREMSALHEAFTKK, encoded by the coding sequence TTGGCGTCTGAGATTGCGATTGATCATCGAGAAAAAGCACTTGCGCTCTTAAAGGCTGATGCTGACAAAATTACGAAGCTGATTCAAGTCCAAATGGACAATTTGACGATGCCTCAATGTCCTCTTTATGAAGAGGTTTTAGATACACAAATGTTTGGACTATCAAGAGAAATTGATTTTGCCGTCAGGCTTAATCTGATTGATGAACGGGAAGGAAAAGTAATCCTTGACACACTCGAAAGAGAAATGTCAGCTTTGCATGAAGCGTTCACAAAGAAATAA
- a CDS encoding FtsW/RodA/SpoVE family cell cycle protein encodes MIKKILKSYDYSLLLAVILLCGFGLVMVYSSSMISAVARWGYESDHFFQRQAIFTALGLVVLLITMFFPYRAYLSPFFIRGVVMLSILMLLAIFIFGSVAGGARSWFSLFGFKLQPAEFVKLSVILYLAAVYEKKQSYIDHFGRGVLPPIIFTGFICVLIILQPDIGSASIIGMIALSMVVCSGLGMKNIFKLIILGLAGVVAISPLVLLKWDKIFTTERVSRFVGFMDPFGDAADSGFHLINSYYAIGSGGLTGLGLGESVQKYGYLPESHTDFILAIISEELGIFGVAFVLILLAFIVLKGFHIARNCEDAFGTLLAIGISSMIGIQTAINVGGLTGLLPITGVTLPFISYGGSSMILLMLSMGLLINISMFIKYRATYQKTEPKPVSETNGNTVPFQ; translated from the coding sequence ATGATAAAAAAAATTTTAAAATCATATGATTATTCACTACTGCTTGCTGTTATCCTCTTATGCGGCTTCGGTCTCGTGATGGTGTACAGTTCAAGTATGATTTCAGCCGTTGCCAGGTGGGGCTATGAAAGTGATCACTTTTTCCAAAGGCAGGCAATTTTTACTGCACTTGGGCTTGTAGTCCTTCTAATTACCATGTTTTTTCCTTACAGAGCCTATTTAAGTCCTTTTTTTATCAGGGGCGTAGTCATGCTTTCCATCCTGATGCTCCTTGCTATTTTTATTTTCGGTTCTGTTGCAGGCGGTGCAAGAAGCTGGTTTTCGCTGTTCGGATTTAAGCTTCAGCCTGCAGAATTTGTAAAGCTCAGCGTCATCCTTTATCTTGCAGCAGTGTACGAAAAAAAACAATCCTACATTGATCATTTTGGCAGAGGTGTGCTGCCCCCGATTATTTTTACAGGGTTTATATGTGTACTGATTATCCTGCAGCCTGACATTGGCTCGGCATCTATCATTGGCATGATTGCTCTTTCAATGGTCGTTTGTTCGGGACTTGGCATGAAGAATATTTTCAAGCTTATTATTTTGGGGCTTGCCGGTGTTGTTGCGATCAGCCCTTTAGTTTTGCTGAAATGGGACAAGATTTTTACAACAGAACGGGTCAGCCGGTTCGTAGGATTTATGGATCCATTCGGTGATGCAGCGGACTCCGGCTTCCACTTGATCAATTCTTATTATGCCATTGGTTCGGGCGGATTGACTGGGCTTGGCCTAGGGGAAAGCGTTCAAAAATACGGTTATTTGCCTGAATCGCACACAGATTTTATACTGGCAATCATCTCTGAAGAGCTGGGGATATTTGGAGTGGCGTTTGTCCTGATCTTGCTTGCTTTTATCGTGCTGAAAGGTTTTCACATTGCCAGAAACTGTGAAGATGCATTTGGAACACTGCTTGCAATTGGCATATCAAGTATGATTGGTATACAGACAGCGATTAACGTTGGCGGATTAACAGGGCTGTTGCCAATTACAGGAGTTACTCTTCCATTTATCAGCTACGGAGGATCTTCTATGATTTTATTAATGCTTTCAATGGGGCTTCTCATTAACATCTCCATGTTTATTAAATACCGGGCTACCTATCAGAAGACTGAACCTAAGCCGGTAAGTGAAACAAACGGAAATACAGTTCCATTTCAATAG